The Lathyrus oleraceus cultivar Zhongwan6 chromosome 5, CAAS_Psat_ZW6_1.0, whole genome shotgun sequence genome includes the window AACCACAAAGAACTTCCATGTGTCAATCCAACAACTTCAACACCGAAAACAACTGCTTTGGAATCACACGTAGAAAAGCCATCAGTTGTGGAAAATACTGTTTTGGAAGCAGTTGTGGAAAATACTGTTTTGGAGGCAGTTGTAGAAAAACCATTACTTGTTGATAAAAGAGGCCAGGTGTTGGACCAATTCCAATTGGAGGCTATAGCTTCTTCTAGTGAGATTCGTGATGCTTTGAATAATAAATCCCTTCAAGAACTAGTTCGCCGTATTGATTGTTCCCCAAATGCTGAGAATGAACTTGATAAAGCTATGGCAGATGAGGCATTTCGCGTGTTCACGGACAAGATTTTATCAACTATCAACCCCTAAGTGCGGAATGAAGAGTTTGTGGACAAAAGTCAGATATGAAAGTAATGGAAGATAAGCCTCAAAATTTTCTGGTTTTGGTTAATCAGTatatctttttcttcttcatttGTACAACTCTACCTTGTTATTCAGCGTTTGTAACTTCATTGAGCTCATGTATTGGCATCAAATTGATTTTGCTCCAGCTGAAAATTCTCAAGTTATAGAATCAGATACAACACAACTTCAGGATACACTTTCACAATTGAATGTATACGAGAACCAAAATGTGATCATAGCACAGCATATTCGTGTTCCAGAGACTGATCGCCGCCGGCTAACCTTTGGTACCGTCGGGGTTGCAACGGAACTTGATTCTTTGATGCTTCAACCTCAGTTTCAATTAATAGGAGCTACTGAAAAGTCAAATGGAGAATCCACTACAAGCTTGACTGCACCCGCTTCAGAGTCATCCACCGATAATGTTTCTGGGAGCAAGCAGGTGAATTTAAGTAATGACCATGTTAGAAGTTCCGAGTCCGAATCTCCAGCCTCTGGTGTTGCTTCTGAGCAACAGTTGCCCGATAACAAAGAATCCTCAAGCTCTCAGAATCTAGACAACTATGCCAGTGTTGGATTGGTTCTCTCACCACATCAGGAGGTTTTGAACTCCCATGCTACAAACAATGTTACCAAGTCATCCACATCTCGCAGCCAACAGGAAACCAAGTCAAAGAGCACTCTACAGCATTGTAGGATCAATTTTGAGCCTACCATGAACCTTGTAGAACCGAAACCAATGCTTCAaattttcactgcagtaaaaaacACAAAGTAATCAGCCAAAGCAGTAAAAATTCAAGAAACATCCCAATTTGGCATAGAgacaaaaatgaagaagaaagcGTGGCTTAGATTACCTGTTACGAATCCATACATCAAAGGGGTCAACCCAATTTCTGAAcatccaaagtgctttgcagagTTACTCTTTTGGAAGAAGATACCAAATTGAAGCCCTAATTCACAGAACATAAATAGGGAAGAGAATCAGTAAGAAAAAAGGAGAATTGAGCGGCCACTGTTCACAGAAGGGCTGGAGGCGA containing:
- the LOC127086647 gene encoding uncharacterized protein LOC127086647, which translates into the protein MGPKQCQICHKAQSKYKCPKCYLPYCSLACFKNHKELPCVNPTTSTPKTTALESHVEKPSVVENTVLEAVVENTVLEAVVEKPLLVDKRGQVLDQFQLEAIASSSEIRDALNNKSLQELVRRIDCSPNAENELDKAMADEAFRVFTDKILSTINP